From Methanomassiliicoccales archaeon LGM-RCC1, one genomic window encodes:
- a CDS encoding ABC transporter ATP-binding protein — translation MTVLKVENLDFKYPTKQILYDVSVTFDKPELVCILGPNGVGKTTIAKTLNKLYIPSAGNVYIDGENVADMSRLDIAKKIAYVPNSVSSAFSMKVLESILLGRAPVSGYSITEKDLEIVEKVVTLLDLDELCERDISQLSAGQAQRVTIARGLVQDPKVLILDEPTSNLDVRYQMEIMRFLKDYAKEKQIIIIMVCHDLNITAAYADRVILMHQGRIFADGNVQDVLTEENMKTVYRIDTKVVQIDGLTHIVLNPL, via the coding sequence ATGACAGTACTCAAGGTGGAGAATCTGGATTTCAAGTATCCAACTAAGCAGATCCTCTACGATGTCAGCGTGACTTTCGACAAGCCGGAGCTTGTGTGCATCCTTGGTCCGAACGGTGTAGGTAAGACCACCATCGCCAAGACTCTGAACAAGCTCTACATCCCTTCAGCAGGGAATGTATACATCGACGGCGAGAACGTGGCCGACATGTCCCGTCTGGACATAGCCAAGAAGATTGCTTACGTTCCCAATAGTGTGTCCAGTGCCTTCTCCATGAAGGTGCTAGAATCAATCCTTCTAGGACGTGCACCAGTCTCAGGTTACAGCATTACGGAGAAAGATCTCGAGATAGTAGAAAAGGTCGTGACGCTACTCGATCTTGACGAACTCTGTGAACGTGATATCAGTCAGCTGAGTGCCGGACAGGCCCAGCGTGTCACGATAGCACGTGGATTGGTCCAGGATCCGAAGGTCCTCATCCTTGATGAGCCCACATCCAACTTGGATGTCCGTTATCAGATGGAGATCATGAGATTCCTCAAGGACTACGCTAAAGAGAAGCAGATCATCATCATAATGGTCTGTCACGACCTCAACATTACCGCTGCATACGCCGATCGCGTTATCCTCATGCATCAAGGAAGGATATTCGCCGACGGAAATGTTCAGGATGTTCTCACAGAGGAGAACATGAAAACGGTTTACCGTATTGATACAAAAGTCGTCCAGATAGATGGGTTGACTCATATCGTACTGAATC